The DNA region CGCGGGTTCGAATCCCGTCTTCCGCTCCATAAAAAAAGTTGGCTAAAAAGCCAACTTTTTTTCATTTCTAATCAAATTAAATTCTACCTTTGTTTCACCGACTATTTCTTGCTTATGATTCTTGATTCTTAAAACATAGTATTTTTCAAGTTGCTTTAGTTCTTCATTTGTTATAATATCTAACTGTTTTAACGTTTCTAATACTACTGCTGGCATGAGTTTTGAATTCCCATCTTCGATTTTAAATGTTATTCCTATTCCTTTATTTTTTAATCCAATCGCATAGTAAGCAGAAGCTCCTGATTTAGCAAATAGCCTGTCTCCACAAACTTTCATCAAATCAGTACAAATTCTGTTTGTTCCTCCTACCATTTCAGGATACTGAGTCATTGCATTTATAATTTTTCTAACAACATTTTCTCTAGCAGAATCAAAAATTTCAGGTTTAGATAATCTGGCAAAGCCATGAGCAAATTTATATAATGGCATAGCATGAACAGGAACACCACATCCATCTATAGCTGTTATTATCTTATCTTCATCATATTCACATATTTCAGCTATAGTTTTCATTATTCTTTTTTGTACAGGATGTTCAGGTTTAAAATATGAATCTAAATCTTCTCCATAGTATTTAGCTGTGATAAGCATACCAGCATGCTTGCCTGAACAATTGCAATGTATATTTTCTGGTTTTAATCCTTTGCTTTTCAATTCTTCTGCAGCATAATCAGCTAAAGGATAGTGTGAACCACATTGAAGATATTCTTCATTTAAACCTGCTTTTTTTAAAATACTTCTCACAGTATTGACATGAAAACTTTCACCGCTGTGAGATGCACAAAATATAGCTATTTCCTTATCTGTTATT from Caloranaerobacter ferrireducens includes:
- a CDS encoding asparaginase, whose amino-acid sequence is MSIIAKTYRGNIVDLTHIGHIAVVDYTGKILYYYGDPKRVTFARSSAKPIQAIPVLESGAVKEYGITDKEIAIFCASHSGESFHVNTVRSILKKAGLNEEYLQCGSHYPLADYAAEELKSKGLKPENIHCNCSGKHAGMLITAKYYGEDLDSYFKPEHPVQKRIMKTIAEICEYDEDKIITAIDGCGVPVHAMPLYKFAHGFARLSKPEIFDSARENVVRKIINAMTQYPEMVGGTNRICTDLMKVCGDRLFAKSGASAYYAIGLKNKGIGITFKIEDGNSKLMPAVVLETLKQLDIITNEELKQLEKYYVLRIKNHKQEIVGETKVEFNLIRNEKKLAF